One stretch of Pigmentiphaga aceris DNA includes these proteins:
- a CDS encoding ATP-binding protein, whose product MTHTPRNLPATDRIGGGGAATSAGIRFEQQLGALFSSWILAGDRFDDSFRLGAAMPEWIRFETEAPVDDLLIKTSDGGYVAVQAKTSASLSEEPNSPLSKTIMQFVRHWFVARQGDGSMGWNRPLDPARDRLVLVVSPQASGQVRDHLPAALRLVAQPGGGALNQTQQQAFQVFSNLVERAWASITMNPFDTNLLRELAKLVAVVTFDGAQGYAVAGGSLIKAFGMDVDAATAFTALSDLSGQLMKDRGGGDLPTLRQLLARRGVVLSAPPEYRTDIEALKRHSKRIAEALSSYETIEVAGGAPLSVRRDCQAAIEAAVRNGPLLIIGEPGAGKSGVLNAVARKLSNDGADILQLAVDRYSIESLEGLTAELGLRHPLLDVLEAWDGLEPAYLIVDALDATRGGRGEGVFRALIERVVERKGRWNVIASIRNFDLRMGQQFRALFKGTPPDVLLADPSFGQIQHIQVPPWTKVEFDQLLQQSPALATCLAKAPPRLRDLAMVPFNTRLLSELISAEAVKHLDEVASQADLLRLYWDHRVEGHGLPAKIALSRVVQLMVQARALRAPTLHAAGDNPAMIDTLCKEGVLVVVDSQRWVQFRHHLLFDYAAARLALDPNAIASDAYKFSKSEALGLMLSPALGFVLREVWESEIDHARFWSILGTLINDEHGDPIIRSTAGRLGAEFPTSAQDCLWLGNRAIAGDKIAPKALSHITGAFVVRLQDEKQFPLEPWAHLADCLATAPATVASTLRFLLHNLIGRINDAGLTQMLGRAARALLAHGLAQPDPGFIVRSAIDFVIATYGTDTEASRALLVQIFDRNRLDRFGHQEVPAVCHKIAAVGDVDPEFVTDIYRVVFDYEVTEDRQTQISQSQILNLTSNARQDYGMARWSLGEYLPKFLQTHPRAAVRAVVTAVEGYVAREHAPSEDTCDIELEVSGRSIRLREDRSYIWAHDPNSRYGRDAESLVSKLRAHLKFATETEALVLIDILINEASFAILWSRMFLCAVERADGLVDKLWAIAVTEPFLVLSDTRKDAIDLVAIGIGRRSAQERQTFERTVLGFDFSRFKHPIEVRRAFLERLFSAIGRDQLVTDEARRIFEEIPQDQTTTNERLFVVRTLAGTPEDFHWLEGLDKEAPENSRVIDAINIAKKLLRLEAQSEDVAVASLEDSLAALQAIRNSLAGNAPHPGLQRSAEAVIGQGCDVIVSKQLLVSKEAPPTPEQDATFIALLDIAGRSESPALGAETEASFEESASWGSPAARVEAAQAYWNLFAQRADLYPELMPRARELLSDSHPAVRLNASMRLVKIWDLDRDQFWRLLADRLTREPNLTIIEHLLGDVISKLIHADQQRSLELLLFLLQRESPGSDRERRLYKAIADKLAVLWVAYQAKEAKLVLDRWSSAPWQHAEEVRRVLSSLRDAIVAGAGEIPDKDADVRQRAQALFSDIVNAANSRLAGKISDADSHAAAEVQECAHLINTAGMEMFFAIDAGSSRRLGNTALCHADLNVFLQENTDLLKRIGKYAHPHTTYYLLQLVERLVEVDAEAAFDLAASLLLGGSRSGYEHESLGVDLLVRLIGVFLADHKEIFEDSTRRAALVDCLEIFLEVGWPEARRLLYRLPELIQ is encoded by the coding sequence TTGACCCATACGCCGCGAAATCTTCCCGCCACTGACCGAATTGGGGGCGGTGGCGCTGCGACCAGTGCTGGCATTCGTTTCGAGCAGCAGCTCGGAGCGCTGTTCTCATCCTGGATACTGGCAGGCGATCGGTTTGATGACAGCTTCCGTCTTGGCGCTGCCATGCCGGAATGGATCCGATTCGAAACCGAGGCTCCGGTCGACGACCTGCTGATCAAAACCAGCGACGGCGGCTACGTCGCAGTGCAGGCAAAAACATCTGCAAGCCTGAGTGAGGAGCCAAACTCACCACTGAGCAAGACGATCATGCAGTTCGTTCGCCATTGGTTTGTCGCTCGGCAGGGCGACGGTTCAATGGGGTGGAACCGGCCGCTCGATCCCGCCCGCGACCGGTTGGTGCTAGTTGTGAGTCCCCAGGCCTCAGGCCAGGTTAGAGACCACCTACCGGCTGCACTCCGCCTTGTCGCCCAACCTGGCGGAGGGGCACTTAACCAAACACAGCAACAGGCGTTTCAGGTGTTCTCTAACTTGGTCGAGCGGGCCTGGGCGAGTATCACCATGAACCCGTTCGACACTAACCTGCTGCGGGAGTTGGCGAAGCTAGTTGCCGTCGTCACCTTTGACGGCGCTCAAGGCTATGCAGTGGCGGGCGGGTCCCTTATCAAGGCCTTCGGCATGGACGTGGATGCCGCAACCGCCTTCACAGCCCTATCCGATCTTAGCGGCCAGCTGATGAAAGACCGCGGTGGTGGTGACCTCCCCACGTTGCGGCAATTACTCGCCCGCCGGGGCGTCGTGCTCAGCGCGCCTCCTGAATATCGCACCGACATTGAGGCCCTTAAGCGGCACTCCAAACGCATAGCCGAAGCACTCAGTAGCTATGAGACGATCGAGGTAGCCGGTGGCGCGCCGCTGTCTGTGCGCCGCGACTGCCAAGCCGCAATTGAAGCCGCAGTGCGCAACGGTCCGCTGCTGATCATAGGCGAGCCTGGGGCCGGCAAGAGTGGGGTTCTGAACGCTGTTGCTCGCAAACTAAGCAACGACGGTGCAGATATCCTCCAACTCGCTGTTGATCGCTACTCGATCGAGAGTCTCGAAGGCCTAACTGCTGAGCTTGGATTACGGCACCCACTGCTCGATGTGCTCGAGGCTTGGGACGGACTGGAGCCAGCCTACCTCATTGTTGATGCACTGGACGCGACTCGCGGCGGTCGCGGTGAGGGCGTCTTCCGCGCACTTATCGAACGAGTTGTAGAGCGGAAAGGACGCTGGAATGTTATCGCGTCTATCCGCAATTTTGACCTGCGCATGGGTCAGCAGTTCCGTGCGCTGTTCAAAGGCACACCGCCGGATGTGTTACTTGCGGACCCTTCTTTCGGCCAGATCCAGCACATTCAAGTGCCTCCCTGGACCAAAGTCGAATTTGACCAACTCCTCCAGCAATCGCCAGCATTGGCAACATGTCTTGCAAAGGCACCACCGCGACTTCGCGACTTGGCGATGGTGCCGTTCAATACCCGGCTGCTCAGTGAGCTGATCTCAGCTGAGGCGGTTAAACATCTGGACGAAGTTGCGTCTCAAGCCGACCTGTTGCGTCTCTATTGGGATCACCGAGTAGAAGGTCACGGATTACCAGCGAAGATCGCGCTTAGCCGTGTGGTTCAGCTAATGGTCCAGGCGAGAGCGCTTCGCGCACCTACGCTCCACGCGGCGGGTGACAACCCGGCCATGATCGACACCCTATGCAAAGAGGGGGTGCTAGTTGTCGTTGATAGCCAGCGGTGGGTGCAGTTTAGACATCACCTACTCTTCGACTACGCAGCCGCGCGACTGGCCCTCGATCCGAACGCTATCGCCAGCGATGCCTATAAGTTCAGCAAGAGTGAGGCTCTGGGACTAATGCTGTCGCCAGCCCTCGGATTCGTGCTGCGCGAAGTTTGGGAGTCTGAGATTGATCATGCGCGTTTTTGGAGCATCCTCGGCACCCTGATCAACGACGAGCACGGAGACCCGATTATCCGTAGCACAGCCGGGCGTTTGGGAGCAGAGTTTCCTACTTCGGCACAAGATTGCCTTTGGTTAGGTAATCGAGCTATCGCGGGGGATAAGATCGCACCTAAGGCGCTGTCACATATTACTGGCGCCTTTGTCGTGAGACTCCAGGACGAGAAGCAATTCCCTTTGGAGCCGTGGGCTCATCTAGCCGATTGCCTAGCGACAGCCCCGGCGACGGTGGCGAGCACCCTTCGCTTCCTACTTCACAATCTTATCGGACGAATTAACGATGCCGGGTTAACGCAGATGTTAGGGCGGGCCGCGCGCGCGCTCTTGGCGCACGGGCTAGCCCAGCCTGATCCAGGCTTTATCGTGAGGTCCGCCATTGATTTCGTTATCGCAACCTACGGCACCGATACCGAAGCCTCGCGAGCCCTGCTAGTCCAGATCTTCGACCGCAATCGACTGGATCGGTTTGGACATCAGGAAGTGCCCGCGGTTTGCCACAAAATTGCGGCGGTCGGCGACGTCGACCCAGAGTTCGTTACTGACATCTACCGGGTAGTGTTTGACTACGAGGTTACGGAGGATCGCCAGACCCAGATCAGCCAAAGCCAAATCCTGAACCTAACTTCGAACGCCCGGCAGGATTACGGGATGGCACGGTGGTCATTGGGCGAATACTTGCCCAAATTTCTACAAACCCACCCACGAGCCGCAGTCCGCGCCGTCGTCACGGCAGTTGAAGGCTACGTCGCTCGCGAGCATGCTCCATCCGAAGACACATGCGACATCGAGCTTGAAGTCAGTGGCCGATCAATCCGTTTGCGGGAAGACCGCAGCTACATCTGGGCACATGACCCAAACAGCCGGTACGGCCGGGATGCGGAAAGCCTAGTCTCAAAGTTGCGCGCGCACCTCAAATTCGCCACGGAGACCGAAGCTCTGGTCTTGATCGACATCTTGATCAACGAAGCGTCGTTCGCAATTCTTTGGTCACGTATGTTCCTCTGTGCCGTCGAGCGCGCCGATGGCCTGGTAGACAAGCTCTGGGCCATTGCTGTGACCGAACCCTTTCTTGTCCTCTCCGACACCCGCAAGGACGCAATTGATCTCGTCGCGATAGGCATCGGCCGACGGTCAGCGCAGGAACGACAGACTTTCGAACGGACTGTGCTCGGCTTTGACTTCTCGCGTTTCAAACATCCAATCGAGGTACGCCGGGCCTTCCTGGAACGCCTTTTTTCGGCAATCGGTCGTGACCAACTTGTCACCGACGAGGCGCGCCGGATCTTCGAGGAAATACCCCAAGACCAGACCACCACAAATGAGCGGCTCTTCGTCGTTCGCACCCTGGCTGGCACTCCTGAGGATTTTCACTGGCTCGAAGGCCTAGACAAGGAAGCGCCAGAAAACTCGCGAGTTATTGACGCCATCAACATCGCGAAGAAACTCCTCCGGCTCGAGGCGCAATCGGAAGATGTAGCAGTGGCCTCCCTCGAGGACTCACTAGCCGCCCTACAGGCCATACGAAACTCCCTTGCCGGCAATGCGCCACATCCCGGTCTTCAGCGGAGCGCAGAGGCGGTCATTGGCCAAGGCTGTGATGTCATCGTATCGAAACAGCTGTTGGTATCGAAGGAGGCACCTCCAACACCGGAGCAAGACGCGACGTTTATAGCGCTTCTAGACATTGCTGGTAGGTCCGAGAGCCCAGCGCTGGGCGCTGAGACGGAAGCAAGTTTTGAAGAGTCTGCCTCTTGGGGCAGCCCCGCAGCGCGGGTCGAAGCTGCGCAAGCCTATTGGAACCTATTCGCACAACGGGCGGACCTCTACCCCGAGCTGATGCCGCGCGCGAGGGAGTTGCTGTCTGACAGCCATCCCGCAGTCCGGCTTAACGCCTCGATGCGTCTCGTCAAAATTTGGGACCTCGATCGGGATCAATTCTGGCGGCTTCTGGCAGACCGCCTAACCCGCGAACCCAACTTGACCATCATCGAACACCTGCTTGGCGACGTCATCTCAAAGTTGATCCACGCTGATCAGCAGCGGAGCTTAGAGTTGCTGCTTTTTCTGTTGCAGCGCGAGTCCCCCGGGTCAGATCGAGAACGCCGGCTGTACAAAGCTATCGCAGATAAACTCGCCGTCCTTTGGGTCGCCTACCAAGCTAAGGAAGCAAAGCTCGTTCTCGACCGATGGTCAAGTGCGCCATGGCAGCATGCCGAAGAGGTAAGGAGGGTCCTGAGCAGCCTGCGCGACGCCATTGTTGCTGGGGCAGGCGAGATCCCCGACAAGGACGCTGATGTCCGCCAGCGCGCTCAGGCGCTTTTCTCGGACATCGTTAATGCCGCGAACTCCCGGCTTGCGGGGAAGATATCGGACGCGGACTCGCACGCCGCCGCGGAGGTGCAGGAGTGCGCGCACCTCATCAACACCGCGGGTATGGAAATGTTCTTTGCGATCGACGCAGGTTCTAGTCGACGGCTCGGCAACACGGCGCTTTGCCACGCGGATCTCAATGTGTTCCTCCAGGAAAACACCGACCTCCTCAAGCGGATTGGCAAATATGCGCACCCGCACACGACCTATTACTTGCTCCAACTTGTAGAGCGCCTTGTTGAAGTGGACGCA